The proteins below are encoded in one region of Amorphus orientalis:
- a CDS encoding MFS transporter has protein sequence MSSAETPGAFAPFRHHAFALLWTATLISNIGTWMHDVGAGWLMTTLNPSPAVVTLVQAATTLPVFLFALFAGALADRLDKRRMLIVINIALFLIVCTLTVLVWLDRITPVVLILFTLAIGTGAAFMAPAWQAVVPHLVPRETLKPAIALNSMGINISRAIGPALAGVLIAGVGLAAPFALNAASYLVIIGALFLWSPDMRPSRAYHASIASEMTTGLRHVRHNGPMRATLVRALAFFLFASAYWSLLPLIARDAESGGSELYGTLMALVGAGAVAGALVLPRLQNRLSSDMTVQAGTVGTALALVVLALVGTAPGLMAGAFLGGFSWIAVLTSFNVSAQMALPDWVRARGLAVFLMTFFGAMALGSVSWGQLAAATSVRTALLAAAGGLVAGLLATRRFTVGQGEALDLAAASMWPQAPALHPDVSADQPALVTVEYRVAEADRDAFKRTIRAFSGERLRDGATRWDLHQSVEDPEIWIESFHLPSWNEHLEQHARVTRHDADLQDRVRAFDRRSSGPVVRHFVAPV, from the coding sequence ATGTCATCGGCTGAGACGCCGGGGGCCTTTGCTCCCTTCCGGCATCATGCCTTCGCGTTGTTGTGGACGGCGACCCTCATCTCGAACATCGGCACATGGATGCACGACGTGGGCGCAGGCTGGTTGATGACCACCCTGAATCCCAGCCCCGCAGTGGTCACGCTGGTGCAGGCGGCCACAACACTGCCGGTGTTCCTCTTCGCCTTGTTCGCGGGGGCCCTGGCGGATCGTCTCGACAAGAGGCGCATGCTGATCGTCATCAATATCGCGCTCTTTCTCATCGTCTGCACCCTGACGGTGCTCGTTTGGCTGGACCGGATTACGCCGGTTGTGCTGATCCTGTTCACGCTGGCGATCGGAACCGGCGCGGCGTTCATGGCGCCGGCCTGGCAAGCGGTCGTGCCGCACCTCGTTCCGCGGGAGACGCTCAAGCCCGCGATCGCGCTCAACTCGATGGGGATAAACATCAGCCGTGCGATCGGTCCCGCCCTCGCCGGCGTCCTGATTGCCGGTGTCGGACTTGCCGCACCGTTTGCCCTGAACGCCGCCAGCTATCTTGTGATCATCGGCGCACTGTTTCTCTGGAGCCCGGACATGCGGCCTTCGCGGGCCTATCACGCCTCCATAGCCTCCGAAATGACGACGGGTTTGCGCCATGTACGCCACAACGGTCCGATGCGGGCAACGCTGGTGCGCGCTCTGGCCTTCTTCCTTTTCGCATCGGCCTATTGGTCGCTCCTGCCCCTGATCGCGCGGGACGCTGAAAGCGGGGGATCTGAACTCTACGGCACGCTCATGGCCCTGGTCGGGGCGGGAGCGGTGGCGGGTGCGCTGGTGTTGCCCCGACTGCAGAACCGGCTGTCGTCGGACATGACCGTCCAGGCCGGGACGGTCGGGACCGCGCTCGCGCTGGTCGTTCTGGCGCTCGTCGGGACGGCCCCGGGGTTGATGGCGGGCGCGTTTCTCGGCGGATTCAGCTGGATCGCCGTACTGACCTCATTCAACGTATCGGCCCAGATGGCGCTGCCCGATTGGGTGCGCGCTCGCGGGCTTGCCGTGTTCCTGATGACCTTCTTCGGCGCGATGGCGCTCGGCTCGGTTTCTTGGGGCCAGCTGGCGGCAGCGACCTCTGTCCGGACTGCGCTGCTTGCTGCGGCTGGCGGACTGGTTGCCGGGCTATTGGCGACCCGTCGGTTCACTGTCGGTCAGGGTGAAGCGCTGGATCTCGCTGCGGCCTCGATGTGGCCGCAGGCACCGGCCCTTCATCCGGACGTTTCGGCGGATCAGCCTGCGCTTGTCACGGTGGAATACCGTGTGGCCGAAGCCGATCGCGATGCGTTCAAGCGCACGATCCGCGCGTTTTCCGGCGAACGCCTGCGCGATGGCGCGACACGGTGGGACCTGCATCAGAGCGTCGAAGATCCCGAGATCTGGATCGAGAGCTTTCACCTGCCCAGTTGGAACGAGCACCTCGAACAGCATGCGCGGGTCACCAGGCACGATGCAGACCTGCAAGACCGGGTACGCGCCTTCGACCGGCGCAGCTCTGGCCCGGTAGTCCGCCACTTTGTCGCACCGGTTTAG
- a CDS encoding 2-dehydro-3-deoxy-6-phosphogalactonate aldolase has product MIDWDAAFAELPLVAILRGLEPDAAEATVGALVDAGFRIIEVPLNSPTPFRSIEIAARRFGGEAVIGAGTVLDPTDVSRVAQAGGRLIVAPNFDAAVGRAALADACIWCPGVFSPTEAFAALKAGAHGLKLFPGELIPPSGVKALRAVLPPETRVLVVGGVSTDAMGDYIAAGADGFGIGSALFKPGLWIDEIARRAIALKIAWNATGTP; this is encoded by the coding sequence ATGATCGACTGGGACGCCGCCTTTGCCGAACTGCCGCTTGTCGCCATCCTCCGTGGTCTGGAGCCCGATGCGGCGGAAGCGACGGTCGGAGCCCTGGTCGATGCCGGTTTCCGGATCATCGAAGTGCCGCTCAATTCGCCGACGCCGTTCCGCTCGATCGAGATCGCGGCCAGGCGGTTTGGCGGAGAGGCGGTGATCGGAGCTGGGACGGTTCTCGACCCGACCGATGTCAGCCGGGTCGCGCAAGCCGGCGGGCGTCTGATCGTCGCCCCGAATTTCGATGCTGCGGTCGGTCGCGCGGCCTTGGCGGACGCGTGCATCTGGTGCCCGGGCGTTTTCAGCCCGACAGAGGCGTTTGCGGCCCTCAAAGCGGGCGCTCATGGCCTGAAGCTGTTTCCGGGTGAATTGATCCCGCCGTCCGGCGTAAAGGCTTTGCGCGCGGTGTTACCGCCCGAGACCCGCGTGCTGGTGGTCGGCGGCGTCTCGACGGACGCCATGGGCGACTACATTGCCGCCGGCGCAGACGGTTTCGGGATTGGATCGGCCCTGTTCAAACCCGGTCTGTGGATCGACGAGATCGCCCGCCGTGCGATCGCCCTAAAAATCGCTTGGAATGCGACCGGGACGCCCTGA
- a CDS encoding AMP-binding protein: MAAARDNRFAPVRVTSRRLPGGDIVLGSGYTLANVDRQVGAWLRRLAETCPRRTFIAERRRDGAWRRVSYEEAAAQVDRLSTALLDRDLGVDRPLAILSEKSVAHLLITLAALQIGVPVVPVSPAYSLRPEAFPRLRDCLSIVRPGLVFVETEAPFAQALGALAPDTEVVVADPEPGSDATPIAALLQRLDRSAVDAAFHAVGPETPAKILFTSGSTGLPKAVVNTHGNLCSNMTAMVTLLPFLAATPPTVVDWQPWHHCGGGNHNLHAVLGTGGSYYIDAGKPTDGSFGRTVENLRDISPTIHFGTPLSYDRLIGQMQRDDDLRRTFFRDLQCIYYSGAALPTSLWDAMNDMSRSERGEAIPIVTGYGMTEFSPLQTLSHWPNTGPDMIGVPVPGAEVRLARIDGGFELRGRGANLTPGYLADPERTGEALDQEGFFRTGDLVDLIDGDDAAAGLILKGRSAEQFKLTSGTWVPAGSIRTALIAACAPFVEDAVVVGEKRAAVGAFLILNVGAVRERFAMPEAELSELMHLEALHTELAQKINAYNAANPASSRKVATVACTADLPSIESGEMTDKGHINRSKYLDTRSASVEALYSAPGPAHVMFDL, encoded by the coding sequence ATGGCCGCTGCCCGGGACAATCGCTTCGCCCCCGTTCGCGTCACCTCCCGGCGTCTGCCCGGCGGCGACATCGTCCTGGGATCGGGATACACACTGGCGAACGTTGACCGGCAGGTCGGGGCCTGGCTGCGGCGTCTCGCCGAGACGTGCCCGCGCCGAACGTTCATTGCCGAACGCCGGCGGGATGGTGCATGGCGGCGCGTCTCCTACGAGGAGGCGGCGGCGCAGGTGGACCGGCTTTCCACGGCGCTCCTAGACCGCGACCTGGGTGTCGATCGTCCTCTCGCGATTCTCTCGGAAAAATCGGTCGCCCATCTGCTGATCACGCTGGCGGCCCTGCAGATCGGCGTGCCGGTCGTGCCCGTCTCGCCCGCCTATTCGCTCCGCCCCGAAGCTTTCCCGCGGCTCAGGGATTGCCTGTCGATCGTCCGGCCCGGTCTGGTATTCGTGGAAACGGAGGCTCCGTTCGCGCAGGCGCTCGGCGCCCTTGCGCCCGACACGGAGGTCGTCGTCGCCGATCCGGAGCCGGGTTCGGATGCGACGCCGATCGCAGCGCTTCTGCAGAGGCTCGATCGTTCGGCGGTGGATGCCGCCTTCCATGCGGTTGGTCCGGAAACTCCGGCAAAGATCCTGTTCACGTCAGGGTCTACCGGCCTTCCAAAGGCCGTGGTGAACACCCACGGCAACCTCTGCTCCAACATGACGGCGATGGTGACGCTGCTGCCCTTTCTCGCTGCCACCCCTCCGACGGTGGTGGACTGGCAGCCATGGCATCACTGCGGTGGCGGCAATCACAATCTGCACGCCGTCCTGGGGACCGGCGGGTCCTATTATATCGACGCCGGAAAGCCGACAGACGGCAGCTTCGGTCGGACGGTTGAGAACTTGCGGGACATTTCGCCGACCATCCATTTCGGGACGCCGCTCAGCTACGACCGGCTGATCGGCCAGATGCAAAGGGATGACGACCTTCGGCGGACCTTCTTCCGGGATCTCCAGTGCATTTACTATTCCGGTGCGGCCCTGCCCACGAGCTTGTGGGATGCGATGAACGATATGAGCCGAAGCGAGCGCGGCGAGGCGATACCGATCGTCACGGGCTACGGCATGACGGAGTTCTCGCCCCTGCAGACGCTCTCGCACTGGCCGAACACCGGTCCCGACATGATCGGCGTTCCCGTTCCCGGCGCCGAGGTGCGTCTCGCCCGCATTGACGGGGGCTTCGAGCTTCGCGGCCGCGGAGCGAACCTGACGCCGGGATACCTGGCCGATCCGGAGAGAACCGGTGAGGCGCTCGACCAGGAGGGTTTCTTCAGGACCGGCGACCTCGTCGATCTGATCGATGGCGACGATGCTGCGGCCGGCCTGATCCTGAAAGGCCGCTCCGCGGAGCAGTTCAAGCTCACGTCAGGCACATGGGTTCCCGCCGGATCGATCCGCACCGCACTCATCGCGGCGTGCGCGCCGTTCGTTGAGGACGCGGTCGTGGTGGGCGAAAAGCGGGCCGCGGTGGGGGCGTTCCTGATCCTGAACGTGGGCGCCGTGCGCGAGCGCTTCGCCATGCCCGAGGCGGAACTCAGTGAGCTCATGCACCTCGAAGCCCTCCACACCGAACTGGCGCAGAAGATAAACGCCTACAACGCCGCCAACCCGGCCAGCAGCCGAAAGGTCGCCACGGTTGCGTGCACCGCCGATCTTCCGTCGATCGAAAGCGGGGAGATGACCGACAAGGGACATATCAACAGGAGCAAGTACCTGGATACCCGCTCCGCTTCGGTCGAGGCTCTCTATTCCGCTCCGGGGCCGGCCCACGTGATGTTCGATCTGTGA
- a CDS encoding transketolase yields the protein MDPHLKTMERRILWLSHWMIHHANHIRPKVDGIKVGGHQASSASMVSILTALYCSALRPEDRVAVKPHASPLFHALQYVMGNTTRERMEAFRGLGGVQSYPSRTKDADDVDFSTGSVGLGVAITSFASLVQDFIGEKDWGRDLRRGRMVALLGDAELDEGNIYECLQEGWKNGLRNTWWVIDYNRQSLDGVVRDGLWQRVERIFEAFGWDVVRVKYGALQRAAFEEEGGAALRDWIDACPNQLYSALTFQGGAVWRRRLMDDLGDQGAVSALIERRSDDELAALMENLGGNCVDTMAEVFGAVDHDRPTCFLAYTIKGWGTPIAGHKDNHGGLMTTAQMADWQTRMGVPEGEEWEPFATIDDVAAFRKWLKKIPFFAKGRRRHQDARLTVPELSAAAKGEISTQAAFGKLLDDLAKGDSPLADRILSTSPDVTGTTSLGPWVNRRKLFARKAEVDLFREQKIPSTARWDFAPEGQHLELGIAEMNLMLLLAAAGLSHSLFGKRLIPIGTVYDPFVARGLDALNYACYQDARFILVGTPSGVTLAPEGGAHQSIGTPLIGLAQDGLAAFEPAFADELAVILEWAFDYLQRDGGGDPDERTWLRDETGGSVYLRLSTNPIEQPGVRPSDDWRQGAVDGAYWLRPPGPNCDLVIAYQGVVAPEAIQAAGALGEFRRDIGVLAVTSADRLNAGWTAAQRARARGQSARSLVERLLQPLPRSCTLVTVIDGHPATLAWLGSVAGHVTLPLGVEHFGQTGTIGDLYRLSGIDAGSIVEKVSGLTPGRAIPNHVSKVA from the coding sequence ATGGACCCGCATCTGAAGACGATGGAGCGCCGGATCCTCTGGTTGTCCCATTGGATGATCCATCACGCCAACCACATCCGGCCCAAGGTGGACGGCATCAAGGTCGGCGGTCACCAGGCCTCGTCGGCCTCGATGGTCTCGATCCTGACGGCGCTTTACTGCTCGGCGCTGCGGCCGGAGGATCGGGTGGCGGTCAAACCGCACGCTTCGCCGCTGTTCCACGCGCTCCAGTACGTCATGGGCAACACGACCCGTGAGCGGATGGAGGCTTTTCGCGGTCTCGGTGGCGTCCAGAGCTATCCGAGCCGGACCAAGGACGCCGACGATGTGGACTTCTCCACCGGATCGGTCGGGCTCGGGGTCGCGATCACCTCGTTCGCCTCGCTGGTGCAGGACTTCATCGGCGAGAAGGACTGGGGTCGGGATCTGCGCCGAGGCCGGATGGTTGCGCTTCTCGGCGATGCGGAGCTCGACGAAGGCAACATCTACGAATGCCTTCAGGAGGGGTGGAAGAACGGGCTGCGCAACACCTGGTGGGTGATCGACTACAACCGTCAGTCCCTCGACGGCGTCGTGCGTGACGGCTTGTGGCAGCGGGTGGAGAGGATCTTCGAGGCGTTCGGCTGGGACGTGGTGCGCGTGAAGTACGGCGCGCTGCAGCGCGCCGCGTTCGAGGAGGAAGGCGGGGCGGCGCTTCGCGACTGGATCGACGCCTGTCCCAATCAGCTCTATTCCGCGCTGACCTTTCAAGGCGGTGCGGTCTGGCGCAGGCGGCTGATGGACGACCTTGGCGATCAGGGGGCCGTATCGGCGCTGATCGAGCGGCGTTCCGACGACGAGTTGGCTGCGCTGATGGAGAATCTCGGCGGCAACTGCGTGGACACCATGGCCGAGGTCTTCGGTGCGGTCGATCACGACCGGCCGACCTGCTTTCTCGCCTACACCATCAAGGGCTGGGGCACGCCGATCGCCGGTCACAAGGACAATCACGGCGGTCTCATGACGACCGCTCAGATGGCCGACTGGCAGACGCGAATGGGCGTGCCGGAAGGCGAGGAGTGGGAGCCGTTCGCGACCATCGACGATGTCGCGGCATTCCGGAAATGGCTCAAGAAGATCCCGTTCTTCGCGAAAGGACGCCGTCGCCATCAAGACGCGCGTCTGACGGTTCCTGAACTCAGCGCCGCCGCGAAGGGCGAGATCTCCACCCAGGCGGCCTTCGGCAAGCTCCTCGACGATCTCGCAAAGGGCGACAGCCCGCTTGCCGACCGGATCCTGTCGACCTCGCCGGACGTGACGGGCACCACCTCTCTCGGCCCCTGGGTCAATCGCCGCAAGCTGTTCGCCCGCAAGGCGGAGGTGGACCTGTTCCGCGAGCAGAAGATCCCGTCGACCGCGCGCTGGGATTTTGCGCCCGAGGGCCAGCATCTGGAACTCGGCATCGCCGAGATGAATCTGATGCTGCTCCTGGCCGCGGCCGGACTCTCCCATTCGCTGTTCGGCAAGCGGCTGATCCCGATCGGGACGGTCTATGATCCGTTCGTGGCACGCGGGCTCGATGCGCTGAACTACGCCTGCTACCAGGACGCGCGCTTCATTCTGGTGGGCACGCCCTCCGGCGTGACGCTGGCACCCGAAGGCGGAGCGCATCAGTCAATCGGTACGCCGCTGATCGGGCTGGCCCAGGACGGTCTGGCAGCGTTCGAGCCGGCGTTCGCCGACGAACTGGCCGTCATCCTGGAGTGGGCCTTCGACTATCTGCAGCGCGACGGCGGGGGCGATCCGGACGAGCGGACCTGGCTGCGCGACGAGACCGGTGGCTCGGTCTATCTGCGGCTGTCCACCAATCCGATCGAGCAGCCCGGCGTCCGGCCCAGCGATGACTGGCGCCAGGGCGCCGTCGATGGCGCCTACTGGCTGCGTCCGCCGGGCCCGAACTGCGATCTCGTGATCGCCTATCAGGGCGTGGTGGCTCCGGAGGCGATCCAGGCCGCCGGGGCGCTCGGCGAGTTCCGCCGGGACATCGGCGTGCTGGCCGTCACCTCCGCCGACCGGCTGAACGCAGGCTGGACCGCCGCGCAGCGTGCCCGGGCGCGGGGACAATCGGCGCGCTCCCTGGTGGAACGGCTGCTGCAGCCGCTGCCGCGGAGCTGCACGCTGGTCACCGTCATCGACGGGCACCCGGCGACGCTCGCCTGGCTCGGCTCCGTTGCCGGCCACGTCACGTTGCCGCTCGGCGTGGAGCATTTCGGCCAAACCGGCACCATCGGCGATCTCTACCGGCTCAGCGGCATCGATGCCGGTTCGATCGTGGAGAAGGTCAGCGGTCTCACCCCGGGACGCGCAATCCCGAACCATGTTTCGAAAGTGGCGTGA
- a CDS encoding RraA family protein, giving the protein MIVDGAGRDTDELEDIGWPIWTRAFTPHRTHTMFSGRKEELSINVPIQCGGVPVNPGDFIVADLMGVTDVPLARAEEIVAQAGEQAEREERTRKWVAKGKTIEDLLAEFGRI; this is encoded by the coding sequence ATGATCGTGGACGGCGCGGGCCGTGACACCGACGAACTGGAAGACATCGGCTGGCCGATCTGGACACGTGCGTTCACGCCGCACAGGACCCACACCATGTTCTCCGGTCGTAAGGAGGAGCTGTCGATCAATGTGCCGATCCAGTGCGGCGGCGTTCCCGTGAACCCGGGCGACTTCATCGTTGCGGACCTGATGGGCGTTACCGACGTTCCGCTGGCGCGCGCCGAGGAGATCGTGGCCCAGGCGGGCGAACAGGCCGAGCGCGAGGAGAGGACCCGCAAATGGGTCGCCAAGGGCAAGACTATTGAGGATCTGCTCGCCGAGTTCGGCCGAATCTGA
- the dctP gene encoding TRAP transporter substrate-binding protein DctP has protein sequence MKFGKLLAGLALALGATAGGGAAQAADVTLRVGTFLPTQGVWHEPLAHFIETANDNDVGVTLEIVADPSAVSPFQLGEAVSSGVIDVAYMSGAFYTTLVPEADALKLLNVPVAELRENGAMDLIDEVHRQKMGTHFLGKLGDEIDYYIYTGVKIDEPDFSGLDVRGQPAYRPFLEALGANVVQMPGSEIYSAMESGVVDGYAWPLWGIQDLGLLEVTKFRIEPGFYNSEIAVLVNEDAWSGLDDAQRSVVTQAMIETEQWFIDYRNRVDAQQRSVQADAGIETITFSEEEGRAFRKTANDAAWTVIEERTPDFAAAVKPLGFRAD, from the coding sequence ATGAAGTTCGGAAAATTGCTGGCTGGCCTCGCGCTGGCTCTCGGTGCCACTGCGGGCGGAGGTGCGGCGCAAGCGGCCGACGTCACTCTTCGGGTCGGCACGTTCCTGCCCACCCAGGGCGTCTGGCATGAGCCGCTGGCGCACTTCATCGAAACGGCCAACGACAACGATGTCGGCGTAACCCTCGAGATCGTCGCCGACCCGTCGGCCGTCAGCCCGTTTCAACTCGGCGAGGCTGTGTCCAGCGGGGTGATCGACGTCGCCTACATGTCCGGCGCTTTCTACACCACGCTCGTTCCGGAAGCCGACGCGCTGAAGCTGCTCAACGTTCCGGTTGCGGAGCTTCGCGAGAACGGGGCCATGGATCTGATCGACGAGGTTCACCGGCAGAAGATGGGGACGCACTTCCTCGGAAAGCTCGGGGACGAGATCGACTACTACATCTACACGGGCGTGAAGATCGACGAACCCGATTTCAGCGGTCTCGACGTCCGCGGCCAACCAGCCTACCGGCCCTTCCTCGAGGCCTTGGGCGCCAACGTGGTGCAGATGCCTGGATCCGAAATCTATTCGGCGATGGAGAGTGGCGTCGTCGACGGCTACGCTTGGCCTCTGTGGGGAATTCAGGATCTGGGCCTTCTGGAGGTGACCAAGTTCCGGATTGAGCCGGGCTTCTACAATTCCGAGATCGCGGTTCTGGTCAACGAGGACGCCTGGAGCGGCCTCGACGACGCCCAGCGCAGCGTGGTCACGCAGGCAATGATCGAGACCGAGCAGTGGTTCATCGACTATCGCAACAGGGTCGACGCCCAGCAGCGCTCTGTCCAGGCGGACGCCGGGATCGAGACGATCACCTTCTCCGAGGAGGAGGGGCGCGCCTTCCGCAAGACCGCCAACGACGCGGCCTGGACGGTGATCGAGGAGCGGACCCCGGACTTCGCCGCTGCCGTGAAGCCGCTCGGTTTCCGGGCCGACTGA
- a CDS encoding crotonase/enoyl-CoA hydratase family protein, translating to MNHSRNSPPSTIRIETNGSLGLVILDRPEKRNAISEEMIVAIGEAFVTIPSEWKAVVIRAEGDNFSAGLDLSEHKERSPEAVLDISALWHRVTQSIADCGVPVICALKGYVVGAGLELASAAHVRIADPNSRFSLPEGRRGIFVGGGASVRVGRLIGTSRLMELMLSGREMDAREALAAGLCQRLSAPEGACDEAIELGREIAGNAPLSNRMILQALAHIAEMPPGGGLFTESLAAALTQTSPEAVRRINAFFDGRRR from the coding sequence TTGAATCACTCCAGGAACTCGCCGCCGTCCACGATCCGCATCGAGACGAATGGTTCGCTGGGTCTGGTGATCCTCGATCGGCCCGAGAAGCGAAACGCGATCAGTGAAGAGATGATCGTGGCGATCGGTGAGGCGTTTGTGACGATCCCGTCAGAATGGAAGGCCGTCGTCATCCGTGCGGAGGGAGACAATTTCAGCGCCGGCCTTGACCTCTCGGAGCACAAGGAGCGGTCGCCCGAGGCGGTGCTCGATATTTCCGCGCTCTGGCATCGCGTTACCCAGTCGATCGCCGACTGCGGCGTGCCGGTGATCTGTGCCCTCAAGGGCTACGTGGTCGGAGCGGGGCTGGAGCTGGCATCGGCGGCGCATGTGCGCATTGCGGATCCGAATTCCCGCTTCAGTCTTCCGGAGGGGCGTCGCGGCATCTTCGTGGGCGGCGGCGCGTCGGTCCGCGTGGGGCGCTTGATCGGCACCAGCCGCCTCATGGAGCTGATGCTGTCCGGTCGCGAGATGGACGCGCGGGAGGCCCTTGCCGCCGGCCTCTGCCAGCGGCTGTCGGCCCCGGAGGGGGCCTGCGATGAGGCCATCGAGCTGGGTCGGGAAATCGCGGGGAACGCGCCCCTGTCGAACCGGATGATCCTGCAGGCGCTCGCTCATATTGCCGAGATGCCTCCGGGAGGCGGGCTTTTCACGGAATCCCTGGCGGCTGCGCTCACCCAGACGAGCCCGGAGGCAGTCCGGCGGATCAACGCCTTCTTCGACGGGCGGCGCCGCTGA
- a CDS encoding 2-dehydro-3-deoxygalactonokinase, translating into MHSHDTALIGLDWGTTSLRAYRIAADGAVVERRETGDGILSVPTGGFEDVFRAVVGAWAEGGLPIVASGMITSRNGWHETPYLTAPAGPADIAGGLVRYRTHGGQEIRFVPGVMTRGADGSPDVMRGEETQIVGAAGEADGTIVFVLPGTHSKWAVVSDGRITGFRTFMSGEVYAALRDHTILGRLMQPGPGSEAAFLKGCDKARSRDGRILNALFSARTLPLFGEIAETETADYLSGLVIGAEFVEALGGVPEKAPIVIASRSDLAERYLRTAASFGRPTRTAADDTAATGLWRIARAAGILT; encoded by the coding sequence ATGCATTCACACGACACTGCACTCATCGGCCTCGATTGGGGCACCACTTCGCTGCGGGCCTACCGGATCGCGGCCGATGGCGCCGTAGTCGAGCGCCGGGAGACCGGGGACGGTATCCTTTCCGTTCCGACCGGTGGCTTCGAGGACGTGTTCCGCGCCGTCGTCGGAGCCTGGGCGGAGGGCGGTCTGCCGATTGTCGCATCCGGCATGATCACCAGCCGGAACGGGTGGCACGAGACGCCGTACCTGACCGCTCCTGCCGGCCCTGCCGACATCGCCGGCGGCCTGGTCCGCTATCGCACGCACGGCGGACAGGAGATCCGCTTCGTGCCCGGCGTCATGACGCGGGGAGCGGACGGAAGCCCCGATGTGATGCGCGGCGAGGAAACGCAGATTGTCGGCGCGGCGGGCGAGGCTGACGGGACCATCGTGTTCGTTCTCCCAGGGACCCACAGCAAGTGGGCGGTCGTCTCGGACGGTCGCATCACGGGATTTCGCACCTTCATGTCCGGCGAGGTCTATGCCGCGCTCAGGGATCACACGATCCTTGGGCGGCTCATGCAGCCTGGGCCGGGTTCGGAGGCTGCTTTCCTGAAAGGGTGCGACAAGGCGCGCTCGCGGGACGGGCGTATCCTCAACGCGCTGTTCAGCGCACGAACGCTGCCCCTCTTCGGCGAGATCGCGGAAACGGAAACCGCCGATTATCTCTCCGGCCTCGTCATCGGGGCGGAGTTCGTGGAGGCGCTCGGCGGCGTGCCGGAAAAAGCGCCGATCGTCATTGCCAGCCGGAGCGATCTGGCTGAGCGGTACCTCCGCACCGCGGCTTCGTTCGGCAGGCCGACCCGGACCGCTGCCGACGACACCGCCGCGACAGGGCTTTGGCGTATCGCCAGGGCAGCAGGGATTCTCACATGA
- a CDS encoding GNAT family N-acetyltransferase, which yields MDITREETDTKGRYLATVAGVDGSGEMTFSKASPTMIIVDHTAVPDSMRGMGVAGALARRVIADARKAGQKIVPLCPFLRSYMDRHREESADVIG from the coding sequence ATCGATATCACCCGCGAAGAGACCGACACCAAGGGGCGCTATCTCGCGACGGTCGCGGGCGTCGACGGGAGCGGCGAGATGACGTTTTCCAAGGCTTCGCCGACCATGATCATCGTCGACCACACCGCCGTGCCCGACAGCATGCGCGGTATGGGCGTGGCCGGTGCGCTGGCCCGACGGGTGATTGCCGATGCCCGCAAGGCTGGACAGAAGATCGTGCCGCTTTGCCCGTTTCTGCGCAGCTACATGGATCGGCACCGCGAGGAAAGCGCAGATGTCATCGGCTGA
- a CDS encoding MaoC/PaaZ C-terminal domain-containing protein, which produces MDGAGSIDALSRLKARIGEDLGPSGWVVVTQADVVRFGELTGEDHWIHVDPERARANGWEQTMVQASLMLARLGRWAQELGVWVDEARYPLFYGFDRVRVLKAVPVEARLRCRARISQVDPHPLGIKVASTMGVEDSRASGTVLHAEWIAVFALDP; this is translated from the coding sequence ATGGACGGCGCAGGCTCTATTGATGCGCTGAGCCGGCTGAAGGCGCGGATCGGCGAGGACCTCGGTCCCAGCGGATGGGTGGTCGTCACACAGGCAGATGTCGTCCGCTTCGGCGAGCTGACGGGCGAGGACCACTGGATCCATGTCGACCCGGAACGGGCGCGGGCCAATGGCTGGGAACAGACCATGGTCCAGGCCTCGCTGATGCTCGCGCGCCTGGGTCGCTGGGCCCAGGAACTCGGCGTCTGGGTCGACGAGGCGCGATACCCGCTGTTCTATGGCTTCGATAGGGTGCGGGTGCTGAAAGCCGTGCCTGTCGAGGCGCGGCTGCGGTGCCGGGCGCGGATCTCGCAAGTCGATCCGCATCCGCTCGGCATTAAGGTGGCAAGCACGATGGGCGTGGAGGACAGCCGCGCGTCCGGGACCGTGCTCCACGCCGAGTGGATCGCCGTCTTTGCGCTCGACCCCTGA